The proteins below come from a single uncultured Dethiosulfovibrio sp. genomic window:
- the rpsF gene encoding 30S ribosomal protein S6 codes for MRPYEMMVLLEADLEDHSAELDGIKEVVARLGGTVDKVDIWGKRRLAYPIEKRTEGYYALAYFSLDPTQQKELTRLLSLRSGIVRNLVIRLDQE; via the coding sequence ATGCGTCCTTACGAAATGATGGTTCTTCTTGAGGCAGATCTGGAGGATCACAGCGCAGAGCTCGATGGTATCAAGGAGGTCGTCGCCAGACTTGGCGGCACCGTCGATAAAGTCGACATCTGGGGCAAGCGTCGTCTTGCGTATCCCATAGAGAAGAGAACCGAAGGCTACTACGCTCTGGCGTATTTTTCCCTGGATCCCACTCAGCAGAAGGAGCTGACCAGGCTTCTTAGCCTGCGTTCCGGCATCGTTCGCAACCTGGTTATCAGGCTGGATCAGGAATAG
- a CDS encoding single-stranded DNA-binding protein — MARGFNKVILMGNLAKDPQIRYTATKQAVASFSIAVNRSWKGKNGELQESVDFIPVVVWGPQAENCERYLSKGSGILLEGRIQVRSYDDKTGQKRWVTEVVAADITFLPSSGGRKDDRPSSRGDYERKSSPAGYGGEPRSFRDDFGGDGDFPMDISEMGSSTADDDETDIPF, encoded by the coding sequence ATGGCTCGTGGCTTCAACAAAGTAATCCTCATGGGGAACCTGGCTAAGGATCCTCAGATCCGTTACACTGCGACTAAACAGGCGGTGGCATCCTTCTCCATTGCGGTCAACCGCAGCTGGAAGGGCAAAAACGGCGAGCTCCAGGAATCGGTGGATTTTATACCGGTAGTCGTCTGGGGACCTCAGGCGGAGAACTGCGAGAGATACCTCTCCAAAGGCAGTGGTATACTGCTTGAGGGCCGTATTCAGGTTCGCAGTTACGACGACAAAACGGGCCAGAAGCGGTGGGTAACCGAGGTCGTCGCGGCGGATATAACCTTTCTCCCCTCCTCTGGAGGCAGGAAAGACGATCGTCCGTCCTCCAGAGGGGATTATGAGAGAAAGAGCTCTCCCGCTGGCTACGGCGGAGAGCCGAGGAGCTTTAGAGACGATTTCGGCGGCGACGGAGATTTCCCCATGGATATATCGGAGATGGGATCCTCCACCGCCGACGACGACGAAACCGACATCCCCTTCTAG
- the rpsR gene encoding 30S ribosomal protein S18 — protein sequence MAYSSGGQGGPGNKRRGGKRRPKVCFYCVDKINDVDYKDVDRLRKYVSERGKIVPRRVTGNCANHQRQLTVALKRARYMALIPYSAE from the coding sequence ATGGCATACTCATCAGGCGGTCAGGGCGGTCCTGGCAACAAAAGGCGTGGCGGAAAGCGTCGCCCTAAGGTCTGCTTTTACTGCGTAGATAAAATCAACGACGTCGACTATAAGGATGTAGATCGGCTCCGTAAGTACGTCAGCGAGAGGGGCAAGATAGTTCCTCGGAGGGTGACGGGCAACTGCGCCAATCACCAGCGTCAGCTGACAGTGGCTCTCAAGAGAGCCCGTTACATGGCTCTTATTCCTTACAGCGCTGAATAA